In one window of Porites lutea chromosome 8, jaPorLute2.1, whole genome shotgun sequence DNA:
- the LOC140945972 gene encoding uncharacterized protein: MATAAPSPLASSREKTDGNKLSRLLIDGGTTALRNIFDAIHPPANLASDLKSNYSILNNLLRRRVLNGHQWDKLFPSGGGLPDSNTFDITLLFPLLTNICGLSPPLAGWHTKPSPGDNSLEANLARVKFFRNELYGHVTSTGVDATSFSSFWQEISITLHSLGLHQAEIDRLKAEQGGEQDYLDALIEWADSEEDIKAQLKDIRQTQLKLSKTVEDGTLKMEELRQALSKTQDVVDEAVEIELTGQQEMRAAQSRLEGVCESQDEIRASIQEVKEEVKSLTKKRNEQADEVLRTLVKSEFKRDIEFHANKFQEGTREWIFKSIEDWLDDRASLHRVMVISGNPGMGKTVISAVVSQRLQKVGRLSGSHFCQHNNSRYRDPRLMLQSLACHLCQAMPGYKDTLEEQLSRNLGKDLNNMGAEELFALLFKEPLSTVQDPGRNTLIVIDGLDESEYQGRNELLHVISNHFSMLPVWIRILITTRPERSITEALRHLEPIELEQKREENLNDIQTLFENQLSNKIGEEHKDVLLKELVKKSEGLFIYAYFIVDFIQKNVSILTPDQLESVLPSGISSVYLSYFKRLENELCKELHADEEHFLRFLCALTASREPLPVEFIAKILYPGEKSLTAQRKVNKAICCISTLLPVREGRLLFFHKSIKDWITASSPYEQHDFTVDEKEGHDVLSDLCASELDSIKRKGVHGRQFTNTESYALIHTVQHMLEANDDHEWTDGSGNMGGTSNQVYQYVTDLELMYAKLCVNRTSAAEDLFRICNEHSGILNEQRHSIATLLYNVLRKHYYMLLDHPHLFFQCLINEGIPVLSSAAASIVESSFPTIPYMKNLDIVRNRRNQSKQGSTVQIKSLVSMFHLNWIT; encoded by the coding sequence ATGGCGACAGCAGCACCTTCACCCCTGGCCAGCTCAAGAGAGAAGACAGATGGTAACAAGCTGAGCAGACTGCTTATTGATGGTGGAACAACAGCACTGAGGAATATTTTTGATGCTATTCACCCTCCTGCCAACTTAGCCTCTGATCTCAAGTCCAATTACTCCATTCTTAACAACCTTTTGCGTAGAAGAGTACTAAATGGCCATCAGTGGGACAAACTCTTCCCCTCTGGTGGAGGGCTACCAGACTCCAATACGTTTGACATCACTCTTCTGTTCCCCTTACTAACCAACATTTGTGGTTTATCCCCTCCCCTGGCAGGATGGCACACCAAGCCATCCCCTGGTGATAACTCTCTTGAGGCTAACCTTGCTCGGGTTAAGTTCTTCCGGAATGAGCTATATGGTCACGTGACGTCCACGGGGGTTGATGCGACATCTTTCTCCTCCTTCTGGCAAGAAATAAGCATTACTCTTCATTCTCTGGGTTTGCATCAAGCAGAAATTGACAGACTGAAGGCGGAGCAGGGTGGAGAGCAAGATTACCTTGATGCCTTAATTGAGTGGGCTGACAGTGAAGAGGACATAAAAGCACAGCTGAAGGATATCCGCCAGACGCAACTTAAACTCAGTAAAACAGTTGAAGATGGCACTTTAAAGATGGAAGAGCTACGTCAAGCCCTAAGCAAAACTCAGGATGTCGTAGATGAAGCAGTGGAAATAGAACTCACAGGACAACAAGAGATGAGGGCAGCACAGTCACGTTTAGAGGGAGTGTGCGAGTCCCAAGACGAAATTCGTGCGTCAATTCAGGAGGTAAAAGAGGAAGTAAAAAGCTTGACGAAAAAGAGAAACGAGCAGGCAGATGAAGTACTAAGAACTCTTGTGAAGTCGGAATTCAAAAGAGACATAGAATTTCATGCAAACAAATTCCAGGAAGGTACTCGTGAGTGGATCTTCAAAAGTATTGAAGACTGGTTAGATGACCGAGCATCGCTACATCGGGTAATGGTAATCAGTGGAAATCCAGGGATGGGAAAGACTGTTAtctccgctgttgtttcgcaaAGACTGCAAAAGGTTGGAAGACTCTCGGGAAGCCACTTTTGTCAGCATAACAATTCAAGGTACCGAGATCCCCGTTTAATGCTCCAGTCTTTAGCCTGTCACTTGTGTCAAGCGATGCCAGGTTACAAAGATACTCTGGAAGAACAGCTGTCAAGAAATCTGGGAAAAGACCTCAACAACATGGGTGCAGAAGAACTGTTTGCGTTGCTGTTCAAAGAGCCTCTAAGCACAGTACAAGATCCTGGAAGAAACACCCTAATAGTTATAGATGGCCTCGATGAAAGCGAGTACCAAGGACGCAATGAGCTTCTACATGTAATCAGTAACCACTTTTCTATGCTTCCAGTTTGGATTAGAATTTTGATCACAACTCGTCCAGAGAGGAGCATAACAGAGGCATTGCGACATTTAGAGCCTATTGAGCTTGAACAAAAGCGTGAGGAAAACTTAAATGACATTCAAACCTTGTTTGAAAATCAACTCAGCAACAAAATTGGAGAAGAGCATAAAGATGTTCTCTTGAAAGAGCTGGTTAAGAAATCAGAAGGCCTGTTTATTTACGCTTATTTTATAGTGGATTTTATCCAAAAGAATGTTTCAATTCTCACCCCTGATCAGCTGGAAAGCGTATTGCCTTCAGGTATTTCATCCGTTTACTTGTCCTATTTCAAACGGTTAGAGAATGAACTTTGCAAAGAGCTTCATGCAGATGAGGAACATTTTTTGCGTTTCCTGTGTGCATTGACAGCTTCAAGAGAACCATTACCAGTAGAATTCATTGCCAAAATTCTATACCCTGGAGAAAAGTCTTTGACCGCGCAGCGAAAAGTTAACAAAGCAATATGTTGCATCTCTACACTGTTACCAGTTCGCGAGGGtcgtcttcttttttttcacaagtCAATTAAGGACTGGATAACAGCATCATCGCCCTATGAACAACATGATTTCACCGTGGACGAGAAAGAAGGTCATGACGTCCTTTCGGATCTTTGTGCTTCTGAACTCGATAGCATCAAGCGAAAAGGGGTTCATGGCAGACAGTTCACCAATACTGAAAGTTATGCTTTGATTCATACTGTCCAGCACATGCTTGAGGCCAATGATGATCATGAATGGACTGACGGTTCAGGGAACATGGGTGGTACATCCAATCAGGTATACCAGTATGTGACGGACCTAGAGCTTATGTACGCAAAACTCTGTGTAAATAGAACATCTGCCGCGGAGGATCTCTTCCGTATTTGCAACGAACATTCGGGTATACTGAATGAGCAAAGACATTCAATTGCAACACTGCTCTATAATGTTCTAAGAAAACATTATTATATGTTGCTAGATCACCCTCACCTATTTTTCCAATGTTTGATTAACGAAGGGATTCCTGTATTATCGTCTGCAGCAGCAAGTATCGTCGAATCATCTTTCCCCACAATACCCTACATGAAAAACCTAGATATAGTAAGGAACAGACGGAATCAGAGCAAGCAAGGTTCTACTGTTCAGATAAAATCGCTTGTTTCGATGTTTCACCTAAATTGGATTACATAG